GTTTACCTTATGAGGAATCATTTAAGGAACAAAATATTCCTACTAAGGCTAGGCCAACTCAGATGAACCaagaatatttaaaattatgtaAAACTGAGATAGAAATGCTTCTAAAAAGAGGACTAATAagaaaatcttcttcttcttggagTTGTACTGCTTTTTATGTTAATAAAAatgcagagaaagaaagaggaaatccaagattagtaatcaattataagCCCTTAAATAAAGTGTTAAAATGGATAAGATATCCATTACCAAATAAAAGAGATTTGTTAGAAAGACTGAATGAAGCAATTATCTTttcaaaatttgatttaaaatcAGGATACTGGCAAATTCAGATCAAAGAATCTGATAGATATAAAACTGCTTTCACAGTACCATTTGGTCATTATGAATGGAATGTAATGccctttggattaaaaaatgTCCCTtctgaatttcagaaaattatgAATGAAATTTTTAATGACATACCATATATAATTGTATATATAGATGACGTTTTGATATTTTCGCAAAACTTTGCCAGTCATATTAAACATCTTAAACACTTCAAAATGGTAGCCCATAAAAATGGTTTAGTAAtatcacaaagaaaaataaacttGTTTCAAACCAAAGTAAGGTTTTTAGGACATTATATTTCCCAAGGAAAAATAATTCCAATAGAAAGAAGTATTGAATTTGCATCAAAATTTCCTGATGAAATAATTGATAATAAGCAAATTCAAAGATTCCTAGAAAGTTTAAACTATATATCTGATTATTATAAGAATCTAGCAGAAGATATTGCTATTCTATATGGAAGGCTCAATAAAAGTCCGATTCCGTGGAGTGATTCGCACACCAAGCAGGTAAAGAAAATTAAGTCAAAGGTAAAAAGTTTACCCTGCTTAACAttagctaatcctaattggtttAAAATCGTCGAAACCGATGCATCAGATATCGGATTCGGAGGAATTTTAAAGCAATTAGACCCTGGTAATAACAAAGAAATTCTTGTCATATTTGTTTCTGGAAAATGGAATCCAACTCAAAAGAAGTATTCTACTATCAAGAAAGAAATGCTTTCAATAGTTAAAtgtattttaaaatttcaaagtgATCTGTTAAATCAACAGTTCCTGTTGAGGATAGACTGcacagcagcaaaacagatcatAGAAAAAGATGTTAAAAATTTAGTATCCAAGCAAATCTTTGCTGGATGGCAGGCACAGTTGTCTGTTtttgattttaatattgaatacaTTAAATCCGAAGAAAATTCTCTTCCAGATTTCTTAACACGTGAATTTTTACAGGGATGATTCCTCTTAGAGGAGCATATGCTCGAGGAAGAAATTCTTCTCGAGGAATCAGGGGACGCAGTGCCAATGCACTTCCCATGAATACAGCAAATTTTCTGTTTCATAAACAGCCAGAAAGGGTACCACAGATGGTGGACCTAGCAACCTACTTGGGACGACCAAAACAAAAGCAGGTTGAACAGCAAAATGCTGCAAGAGAAAAtctctcttcttcatcatcatctaaaCCAACAATGAAAGAGGTGCTTCAAGAAAATACTATTGACACCTCATTCTTGCAAAATAATTGCGAGACTATTATAATGTACCTGAGTCCAAGTGATATCGAACAAATGGAAGACCCATGGTGCATTcgtcaaaaatattttgatgagcAAGGATATCCTTCGATGCAAGACAAAGACAGACAGATAATGGAGAAATTATTGCTCCTTACTGAATCTGTGGAAATTAATCACAATttccataataataatataaataattatatcAATTATAGTAAATGTACTATTTGCAGGATCATGCAGCCACAAGAATGGGGATTAGATCCCAACAGGCCAATAATGATAACCAAGTATGGTTATGAAATTATGGCGACCTACTGGGACTACGTCGAGGCTTTCACTaacttatttttttatgaaaatttcaAGAGAAAGCACTCTTGGTTTTTACAGGTACATCCTGATGTTCTAGCCAAACCCATTCCGGGTTGGTTCAGCAAATGGTGGACTTTCTTCGGCCCTGatctaaaaatattacctaAAGAATTATTAGATCTTTTTGAAGAATGGGTGGACAATCATCCCGTCATCAACAAAATGACTGATGATCAAATATGCACTACTACTTGTCCTATGATCTATTTCATAGAGAACAGAATCCCCTGGATCTGGAAGTGGACCCTATCTACTGGATTTGACTCCAATAATATTCCAGTACTAAAAAGAAATGCTTTTTACAAATGGTGGGTAGGAATGCCCAAAGACAAATTAGATGGCATAATAACTACCATCAAAGGAAATATTCATCTTTATAAGGAGAAAAAAGTATTTGGATCTCCTCAACAATCCAGTACTGATGATGATAACTTATTTATGTCCATGAAACATAAATTAAGTAGGAGATATCCTAATATATCTGAAGAAGAAGTAAAGCCAAAATGCCTAGAGAAAATCAAGAAGGAATTCTTCGAAGCATTTGATGATAAATCTATGAAGTCTGCCTCTTCCCAACAATCTTCATCAAATACTCCCGAAAACACAAGTAATACTTATGATTGCTTAGCAGGAGAAGCACAAGATCCAAATGAAGATCTTGAAGTTCAGAATACTCCTACTCCAATGGAGGAAGTATGGCAAACTATTCTCACCCGAAGACCTGGACAAAAGGGAGCAGTCAAATCTGTCCCAAAAACAGATAAAGGGAAGACTGTGGTCACATCAAGCTCAGGATAAAACCATCCCGTGAAGAAATAGCTTCACCGACATCTTTATGTATACAGTGAACAAATGAGTGGTTCACTGACAGCTTTATATCCTGTCACCTTTTACTTTCAGCTATGAGTGGTTTTGTAAATCTGTGTGCACCCCTGATTTTGTAAATCTGTGTGCACCCCTGGTTTTGTAAATCTGTGTGCACCCCTGGTTTTGTAAATCTGGTTTCTGGTTTGTTTTCCTCCTATAAAAAGCCCCCTTGAGATGTGTTCAAGGCAGGCGAAAAAATATCGAAGGAAGAATTACTTTCTTTCATCTCTTCTCTCTTAGTTGCatcccttctcctctctctttcatcctgtctcttctctctttttggaCCAAACACCAAAAGCTACAATCCCATGAAATAAATCCTTTCCCTTCTACAAAGCTTGGTAAATTTTTCTCATTCTCTCAAAATATTTCGCAACTAAATGCAGCCTAGCAATCATTTTATCCTTTGGTCCAACTAAACTGGCAATGCATTAAATAACCAAAGACGATACGAAAAAGAAGAGAACCAATGCACACCTAGTGGCCGGTTTATAGGCCTGCAATAAACTCTTAAACCCTCCTGCCTAGGTTATGAGACTGAAATATTATGAAAGTTCATGTGTCAACTCTCCTGCTACCATCTTGGAGCCTCCAACAAGCATTCAGAATGCAATGCTGATATGTTTTCTCAGACCCCAAGCTTACCACATGGATCATCTCAACAATATCAGCAATGCATTGAGACAATAACTTCTGCCTCAGCCAATCTTAAATATTATAGAGGATCAGGCAATCATATTTTCAAATGATGAATATATTGAGAAAGAGTTGAAAGATTACAAGACTTGCTCTTTATTATAATACAAACTACAGTATCACATGGAGCCACTCACTGAAGTACCAATCTGTAATCCAATCCACCATAGAAACTGAGAATATGCAACATAATACAGGAAGTCTGCAGCTTTCCTCTCATTCCAGCAAAAAAGGTAGTTTTTAGATATGCCCAATTATGCATATGATATTCTTAGACATCCTGTTTTACCTAGACTACTTCCTTTGTTATTTCACATTAACCTGCATCTTTCTCAAGTGGTTTCTTTACTAAGATTATCTCCCCAGACACTGTCCCAAGAACCATTAGTAGAATTTGGGCCTTCAATGTGATGCTGCCATTTTGCATTAGGGCCAATGAGCTCCCCAGGTCCTAACTGATAGTGTCTTCCAGGTTTTGTTCTCATTCCAAGCAACCTTAGCACAAATTTTGCGAGCTCGCCATATAACAAACCAGATCGATCAAAGAGCTGAAGCAGACAAGATTACAACAGTAAGAAATGAATTAACAATGATCTTTGTGAGCTCgccatataaaaaaaatgaagcagaatacatgaACAAAGGGCACCTGAAGAAGTGCTGACATAGACATGTGAAAGGCCTTCATGTTTTCATCGATAAGAATCGAGATTCGACCAAAAATGTTCACAACAACACGCATCTGAGTGAATGTCAAAAAGTAATTTCATCCAAGAAGAAAAGGCAGCAAAATACTTTATAAATCAATACTGAATGGTAGGATCTACATCTTTTAGCTCTAGGCCATCATATCATGGACTTGTATAACATGTAAAAGCTAATCAGACACACACAACACGCACGCGCACACAcaccgcgcgcgcgcgcgcgcacgcgtgcacacagagagagagagagagagagagagctgtaCCAATGATTATAAAGAACACAGTCAAATATGTGCTACATGACAGAATATAAAAGTGGGAGTGCTGAGATCCGTCAATCATTTGATAGTGATTAAGGAAGAATAACCTATGTCAAACACTTCAAGCAACACCTCCAAATGTTCAAGCATGGGACATCCTCCCAAATGATGAAGGGTCCAACCATTAGGCCATAGATCTATTTGTGAGAAACTATGATAAATGCATATTACAAACAAAATGTGCTCTTGATCTATGCAGTCAATAATGAATGTCTATTGCCAATCATAACAACTATCCATGAGGTAATTGGAATGGAGATGTCATGTACTTACTACTTGAATGAAGGACATCCAAAAGCCTGGCGGTGATGGGGGAGGACCATAGAGGTTATTTGGATCTGAATTACCATAAGGACTACCCATGGGCATCCCATACCCATTCATTGGGCCACCAAACCTGCCATTATGCATGCTCTCTAAATACACTCCAGAGCCTCCATACAGCCCACCATACCCTCTATACATGCTATTACCATATAAACCACCACCATAAGATCCTTCAGATCCTCCATATGAATTATTCATGCCAGAGCCATAGCCTGAATTGTAGTTCATAGTCGAAACATATCCTGCATGAGGGATCCGAATTTCACCATTTGGGTATTATGGAAGAAAAGCACATCAAATCATGAAACTTCAGTGCTGGACTAGATAGCAAATACCTCCATAACTGTTCCCATTGTTTTGTTCCCAGGGTCCTGAAGGTACAGACCTGCCAAGAGCTTTCCAATTTGCCGACGCATTCCCCTCAGCACCAGAAGCTGCTTCTCCAGGTTTTGCAGTCCCAGATGCCTCAACAACATTACTTGTGCTTCTAGGTGAAAGAGGTTTGGAAGGTGCAGGCCTAGACGAGCTCCCAACTCGTTGCCAAGGTTTTAGTGGCGTGACATTCCCTGCAACATTGCAATTACATCTGATTCGTCTCACTAGGTTCACCACCTTAAGAATTACAAGCAGCTCATTTTAAACACGAATGATGGCACAATGATGCATAGAAGGTAAATAAAgcagattaaaaaataaatgcattAAACTAGGAAATTAATAACAAAAAGTATGCAAAACCCAGATAACCACAGGGTGAAAAGGCTGTACCTTGACTGGAAGGAATAACATGTTAGAAAGGTAGGATTTTTTAAATATGTAAAAACACAAAGTGAAAGAACTCATCAGAGATTTGAAGACAAACTAAAGTGATTCCAAAAACCTACACATCGTCGTAAttatcagcatcatcatcatcatcatcatatttGCAACCTCTTGACTTAACAGACTAAATATATTTGAGTTTCAAACAAGCTGAGTTCCTCCTTGATAGCTATACCTAGATAGTccattgatttgaaaactaaatGCAAGTGCCTTTATTTACTAGGCAGGCTCTGATTTGAGGACTAAAGGCTTTTCCCACTGGAAGTCGAACTACCTTCATTACGGGTGGCGATACATAATCAGTTAAGCAATGAATGGTCAAAGAGTAAAATTACGGCTCGAGCAGCTTGAAGCTCTGGAAGGTGATCGACTCGCATAGTCTCTTTGATCGCCCGGCTCTAAAGAAAGTTGGTGATCCAATCTGAAATCCTTTCTCTCCAAGAGACGGGATCCGTCGAAAGCACGTTTATTGGTGGGAAGGTTTGCTCTCCCATCCGGGCACTTTCTCCTCCCATGGTTTGGATCCTAAAAAAGAGGCTAGTTTCGGGATGTGCTCTTCTAATTTCGAGAATGATAATCTATTTTTTTCTGGACTACGAGCAAGGGACAGGGGGCCTAATGCACTGCCAGATGAATTCAAACATAAATCCCAATTCTTGGGGGGATATATTCATAAGATACCTCTATCGTTTCAAGCTCTAGTGTTCCCATGCTTTCTCTTACGTCCTTATTGGAAAGCGGTACGTGAGTCGGCCACACATTTTACTTAGTCGAAAAACTTAGACTCCTCACTCCCCTATTTGTCTGGTCCGTAAATTCAAGTGAAGGTGGCTTGGCTGTTCGATTATGACTGTGGTGGTGAAATGAATAGTAATGGTTCAGGTAGTCAAGCAACTTGTCCGTTAGTAC
This is a stretch of genomic DNA from Phoenix dactylifera cultivar Barhee BC4 chromosome 9, palm_55x_up_171113_PBpolish2nd_filt_p, whole genome shotgun sequence. It encodes these proteins:
- the LOC103723630 gene encoding peroxisomal membrane protein 13-like isoform X4, translating into MACPCWSFFGGVWQASSRNVTPLKPWQRVGSSSRPAPSKPLSPRSTSNVVEASGTAKPGEAASGAEGNASANWKALGRSVPSGPWEQNNGNSYGGYVSTMNYNSGYGSGMNNSYGGSEGSYGGGLYGNSMYRGYGGLYGGSGVYLESMHNGRFGGPMNGYGMPMGSPYGNSDPNNLYGPPPSPPGFWMSFIQVLFDRSGLLYGELAKFVLRLLGMRTKPGRHYQLGPGELIGPNAKWQHHIEGPNSTNGSWDSVWGDNLSKETT
- the LOC103723630 gene encoding peroxisomal membrane protein 13-like isoform X2, with product MESNNPSSQQQRGNVTPLKPWQRVGSSSRPAPSKPLSPRSTSNVVEASGTAKPGEAASGAEGNASANWKALGRSVPSGPWEQNNGNSYGGYVSTMNYNSGYGSGMNNSYGGSEGSYGGGLYGNSMYRGYGGLYGGSGVYLESMHNGRFGGPMNGYGMPMGSPYGNSDPNNLYGPPPSPPGFWMSFIQVMRVVVNIFGRISILIDENMKAFHMSMSALLQLFDRSGLLYGELAKFVLRLLGMRTKPGRHYQLGPGELIGPNAKWQHHIEGPNSTNGSWDSVWGDNLSKETT
- the LOC103723630 gene encoding peroxisomal membrane protein 13-like isoform X1 yields the protein MACPCWSFFGGVWQASSRNVTPLKPWQRVGSSSRPAPSKPLSPRSTSNVVEASGTAKPGEAASGAEGNASANWKALGRSVPSGPWEQNNGNSYGGYVSTMNYNSGYGSGMNNSYGGSEGSYGGGLYGNSMYRGYGGLYGGSGVYLESMHNGRFGGPMNGYGMPMGSPYGNSDPNNLYGPPPSPPGFWMSFIQVMRVVVNIFGRISILIDENMKAFHMSMSALLQLFDRSGLLYGELAKFVLRLLGMRTKPGRHYQLGPGELIGPNAKWQHHIEGPNSTNGSWDSVWGDNLSKETT
- the LOC103723630 gene encoding peroxisomal membrane protein 13-like isoform X3, which produces MACPCWSFFGGVWQASSRNVTPLKPWQRVGSSSRPAPSKPLSPRSTSNVVEASGTAKPGEAASGAEGNASANWKALGRSVPSGPWEQNNGNSYGGYVSTMNYNSGYGSGMNNSYGGSEGSYGGGLYGNSMYRGYGGLYGGSGVYLESMHNGRFGGPMNGYGMPMGSPYGNSDPNNLYGPPPSPPGFWMSFIQVAFHMSMSALLQLFDRSGLLYGELAKFVLRLLGMRTKPGRHYQLGPGELIGPNAKWQHHIEGPNSTNGSWDSVWGDNLSKETT